GATGGGCCCAAGGTGATTCGAACACCTGACCTCCCGGTTATCAGCCGGGCGCTCCAACCAGGCTAAGCTATGGGCCCAAGTAAAGTGGCGAATGCGGCATTCAATTTTAAACCTTTCCATTGTCCTGGTATGCCATGAGAAAATTTTAACCGAATTTTTAGGTATAAATTATTAAAATTATTATTTTTTGACCGATCCGCCGAGCAAAATTGGAAGAGAAGAAGACCAGTCTGCGGCCGGAGCCGCATCCTGGGGTATTAAAGAATTTGGATTCTGTAGTTCAGGGAGGCGTTTTATGTCCTGAAGACAACGGAGTACTCCATCTCCTCTGCGCCGAAGTAGTTCTGGCAGAACTCTGCGGTCTTCTTGGGGGGATATTCTCGGCAACTGAAGACATCGAGGAACGCGCGGTTGGTGTCTTCAGCGAAATGACCGGAGATCATGGAGGTTTCGATCAGTTGGGCCAGAGAGTATCCCTCAACCTTGGGGATGGGGCCGAACCGGACCACTATGGGGTCTCCGAACCTCTTCATTTTTATGTACTCACAAAGGTCGATGGCGAATTGGGAAATGACCTCTTTGCTACGGATTTTATCCGGATCACATTTTCTCAGGTCTATGGAGGTGAGCAATCCCCACTCGTCGTCCTTAACATATTTCTCCAACACTTCTTCGTCATTTAGAAGCTTACCTGCCCTGGGACTCATGCTGTACATTTCTGGTAACGCCCTCTAGGTGATACACACCTTAAATCCACCGCATGAACGCTTCTGATATTAAACCTTAACCCGTAGCTATATGTAGGAATGAAGGATTTTGACCCTGAAAAATGAAAATAAAGAATGAACCTTTATTTGATAACCCTGTATATTTATTAAAAAAAATTTGAACAGGTCCTTTTTCCACCGCTATCGTTCGAACGGACCGATAAAAAGACCCAAATCCTCGGCGACCTCCGAGAGCGGGATCCCTTCTTCGGGAAGATCTAGCATCTCGACGATGCTGTTTGTTAGGACCGCTCCCCGACTTTCCGAAAGATAACCCAATCCCACGGTCTCGCCGACCTCGACTATTTCAAGCCAAGGCAGTTCGTTGCGCATCATCTCCACACCGGTGCGGCAGGTCAGTGGGATCAAGTGGGTGGCCTTTTCCGCCATCATGCGAAAATCCGCCCTATCTAACCTTTTTCTGATGACGCTTTTGAAGCAGGAAACGGTCGATACCTCACCGCCCACTACTTCCAGGCCGTCCTCGGAAAGCATGGAGCAAAGAACCTTCGTGGCTTCCTTACCACCGAATCCGTTGCAGAGCCTGGCGCAGGTATTGCAGCTCCACACCAGTACGCGGGCGTCCCTCGGCAGGAATGCTATCAAGGAGTGATAGTCCAACCTTCGCAGGGTCATGATCATCGAATCGTCTCCGTGTTGAGCGAGGGGAACTGTGCTCCTCGAGAGGTCTCATACCCGGCGAAGGGAAACAACAAGGTGGCCGAACTGGTCTCTGGGTCATAGGACCCTATTCCCAGGGTGGTGTTGGTGGGCACTATCACTGCGTCAGGCCACGTCTCCTTGGCGCTGATCAGTCCGGAACTGCAGGCCATCAGGACGATGGTCTTTGTAGGATTGCGTCCACGCAACTGCTCTTGAATACAGACCTTGGTCACCAGCTCCTTGCCTACCACAGTGACACCGTTATTGTTCAAATGAAATGCCAGATGGTCCATGGCCAATCGTCCCCCGGTGCCGCAGTAACGGGTGCAGGTATTACAGCTTAGGATAGTGACCTCCCTGGCAGTAGATAGCTGTTCCAACGTATGCTCCAGTGGTTTCCCCTCAGTGATGCTGACCATGGGATATCGTCTTGAACGATCAACGTTCGAGAGTTGGGACGGTCAACAATGCCGCAAGAATAAGAAATTTTGGGAGGCCGAGAACACGAACCGCGGCGTGAAGGTTATCTAATACCATCATGATTCCATGGTGATGAGCTCGACCAACGGTCTCAGGAACAAGGGGAAGACCCGCACGGACATGGATGACCGGCGCACGGCCGTGGAAGAATTCACAGGCGCCCGCCTGGAACATTCCAAGAACTGCTCCTTTGATCCGATCGTCGCTGAGAAGAACGTCGAGAACATGATCGGGTGTACCCAGGTCCCTCTGGGCTTCGTTGGACCGTTAGCGGTCCGCGGTGACTATGCCCAAGGGGAGTTCCTGGTGCCTCTGGCCACCACCGA
The sequence above is a segment of the Methanomassiliicoccales archaeon genome. Coding sequences within it:
- a CDS encoding S-adenosylmethionine decarboxylase — encoded protein: MYSMSPRAGKLLNDEEVLEKYVKDDEWGLLTSIDLRKCDPDKIRSKEVISQFAIDLCEYIKMKRFGDPIVVRFGPIPKVEGYSLAQLIETSMISGHFAEDTNRAFLDVFSCREYPPKKTAEFCQNYFGAEEMEYSVVFRT